In Fusobacterium canifelinum, a genomic segment contains:
- a CDS encoding LysR family transcriptional regulator, giving the protein MRQNYKIFLLVAEELSYSKAAKKAYVTQQCVSNHIQRLEKELNIKLFSKNPSIQLTEAGKILYNAVKNMEIISNNATKSIREISDGTKGSFTMGISTSRAKIILPNVLKKYHKYFPDIEISFYVNDTSILEKKLLDGEIDLFLGINTSQNENFKHTFLLNDYMHLIISKSLFQKYFATKDLEKFKSGVDLINFSEVPFTLYYETGALNLIIKQHLLFEGIKFNKIPYYISDCDTQIHLCQSGTTAAIVPKMLSLNLKKYNVESKSEDEVYIFPINNFNYPLRIDLVNNINVEHPFYINSFYQIIKEEIEKMMN; this is encoded by the coding sequence ATGAGGCAAAATTATAAAATCTTTCTTTTAGTTGCAGAAGAATTAAGCTATAGTAAAGCAGCTAAAAAAGCATATGTAACACAACAGTGTGTGAGTAACCATATTCAAAGACTAGAAAAAGAATTAAATATTAAATTATTTTCTAAAAATCCATCTATTCAACTTACTGAAGCAGGTAAAATACTTTATAATGCTGTAAAAAATATGGAAATAATCTCAAATAATGCTACTAAAAGTATTAGAGAAATTTCAGATGGTACAAAAGGAAGTTTTACTATGGGAATAAGTACATCAAGGGCTAAAATCATACTTCCAAATGTTTTAAAAAAATATCATAAATATTTTCCAGATATAGAAATATCTTTTTATGTAAATGATACAAGTATATTGGAAAAAAAACTTTTAGATGGAGAAATTGATTTATTTTTAGGGATTAACACTTCACAAAATGAAAATTTTAAACATACTTTTCTATTAAATGATTATATGCATTTAATTATCAGTAAAAGCTTATTTCAAAAATATTTTGCAACTAAAGATTTAGAAAAATTTAAATCAGGAGTTGATTTAATAAACTTTTCAGAAGTTCCTTTTACCCTTTATTATGAAACAGGAGCTTTGAATTTAATTATAAAGCAACATTTACTATTTGAAGGAATAAAGTTTAATAAAATTCCATATTATATAAGTGATTGTGATACTCAAATACATTTGTGTCAATCAGGAACGACAGCAGCAATAGTACCTAAGATGCTTTCTCTTAATTTAAAAAAATATAATGTAGAATCTAAATCAGAGGATGAAGTGTATATATTTCCAATAAATAATTTTAATTATCCATTGAGAATAGATTTAGTTAATAATATAAATGTAGAACATCCATTTTATATAAACTCATTTTATCAAATTATAAAAGAAGAAATAGAAAAAATGATGAATTAA
- a CDS encoding Imm17 family immunity protein — protein sequence MDEKIGSWIKNNPNIFGKIVAIVFFIFGICLIIGAFKDWDWLYAEDKEYHTRWSMGQLSRAWGRKTARLVGFLGGIAITIFGCILIYGAFFK from the coding sequence ATGGATGAAAAAATAGGAAGTTGGATAAAAAATAATCCTAATATATTTGGAAAAATAGTGGCAATAGTATTTTTTATTTTTGGAATTTGCCTAATTATAGGAGCATTTAAAGATTGGGATTGGTTATATGCAGAAGATAAAGAATACCATACTCGTTGGAGTATGGGACAATTAAGTAGAGCTTGGGGAAGAAAAACAGCTCGTTTAGTAGGCTTTTTAGGAGGAATTGCAATTACAATTTTTGGATGTATTTTGATTTATGGAGCTTTTTTCAAATAG